The nucleotide sequence CCCGATGAAGGGCGTCCTCAAGTACTACGACGCGCCGATCGTCTCCAGCGACATTGTCACCGATCCGCACAGCTCGATCTTCGACTCCGGTCTGACCAAGGTGATCGACAACCAGGCCAAGATCGTGTCGTGGTACGACAACGAATGGGGCTACTCCAACCGCCTCGTTGACCTGGTGGCGCTGGTCGGCAAGTCGCTCTAATCGTGGCCGTTCATACCCTCAAGGAGCTTCTGTCGCAGGGTGTTTCGGGCCGCGGCGTGTTGGTCCGCTCGGACCTGAACGTCCCGCTTGACGACGCCGGCAGCATCACCGACGCTGGCCGCATCACGGCATCGGTGCCTACCTTGAAGGCGCTCCTGGACGGCGGGGCAAGGGTGGTGGTCACCGCGCACCTGGGGCGTCCCAAAGATGGCCCCGCCCCCAAGTATTCGTTGGCGCCGGTCGCCGCCGCGCTGAGTGAGCAACTGGGACAACACGTTCAGCTGGCCGGTGACGTCGTCGGCACCGACGCGCTGGCCCGCGCCGAAGGGTTGACCGACGGCGACATTCTGCTGCTGGAAAACATCCGCTTCGACCCCCGCGAAACCAGCAAGGACGACTCCGAGCGGCTTGCCCTGGCCCGCCAGCTTGCCGAATTAGTCTCGCCCGGAGGAGCTTTCGTTTCTGACGGCTTCGGCGTGGTGCACCGCAAGCAGGCCTCGGTGTACGACGTCGCCGCACTCTTGCCGCACTACGCGGGCACCTTGGTCGCCGACGAGATACGGGTGCTGGAACAGCTGACCAGTTCCACCGAGCGGCCCTACGCCGTCGTGCTCGGCGGATCGAAGGTGTCCGACAAGCTCGGGGTGATCGAGTCGCTGGCGACCAAGGCCGACAGCATCGTCATCGGCGGCGGCATGTGCTTCACCTTCCTTGCCGCACAGGGGTATTCGGTGGGCAAATCACTGCTCGAAGAGCACATGATCGAGACCTGCCGCAACCTGCTGGACACCTACGCCGACGTGCTGCGGCTCCCGGGCGACATCGTGGTGACCGAGAACTTCGCCGCCGACTCGCCGCCACAGTTCGTGGCCGCCAACGCGATTCCCGACGGGCTGATGGGTCTGGACATCGGCCCGGGCTCGGTGAAGCGGTTCGCCGCGTTGCTGGCCAACGCCAAGACCATCTTCTGGAACGGGCCGATGGGTGTGTTCGAGTTCCCGGCCTATGCGGCCGGCACCCAAGGTGTCGCCGAGGCGATCGTCGCGGCGACCGGCAAGGGCGCGTTCAGTGTCGTCGGTGGCGGCGACTCCGCCGCCGCGGTCCGCGCGCTGAAAATCCCGGAGGACGCGTTTTCGCACATCTCCACCGGCGGCGGGGCATCGCTGGAATACCTTGAGGGCAAAACGCTGCCGGGCATCGAGGTGCTCGGCCGCGAACAACCAGAAGGAGACGCGTGAGCCGCAAACCGCTGATCGCCGGCAACTGGAAGATGAACCTCAACCACTTCGAGGCGATCGCGCTGGTGCAAAAGATCGCGTTCGCGTTGCCGGACAAGTACTACGACAAGGTCGACGTCACGGTCCTGCCGCCATTCACCAACCTGCGCAGCGTGCAGACCCTCGTCGACGGCGACAAGCTGCGGTTGACCTATGGCGCTCAAGACCTTTCGCAGCACGAGTCCGGCGCCTACACCGGTGACATCAGCGGTGCGTTCCTGTCCAAGCTAGGCTGCAGCTTCGTCGTCGTCGGGCACTCCGAGCGGCGCACCTACCACAACGAGGACGACGCGCTGGTGGCCGCCAAGGCCGCCGCCGCCCTCAAGCACGAGCTGACTCCCATCATCTGCATCGGCGAGCACCTCGAGGTCCGCGAGGCCGGCGAGCACGTCAGCCACTGCGAGCAACAGCTGCGTGGCTCGCTGGCCGGGTTGTCGGCCGAGCAGATCGGCAACGTCGTCATCGCCTACGAGCCGGTCTGGGCGATCGGAACCGGACGGGTGGCCAGTGCGTCGGACGCTCAGGAGGTGTGCGGGGCAATCCGCACGGGGCTGGCGTCCCTGTCCTCGCCGAAGATCGCCGACACCGTCCGGGTGCTCTACGGCGGCTCGGTGAACGCGAAAAACGTCGGCGAGATCGTCGCCCAGGACGACGTCGACGGCGGCTTGGTCGGGGGAGCGTCGCTGGACGGCGAGGAGTTCGCCACGCTGGCGGCCATCGCCGCCGGTGGGCCGCTCCCGTGATGCCGGCGCGTTGCCGGTAAACTGCACGTCATGCAATTGGGCCTGCAGATCACCCTGGTCGTGACCAGCATCCTGGTGGTGCTGCTGGTGCTGCTGCACCGTGCCAAGGGCGGCGGCCTGTCGACCCTGTTCGGCGGCGGTGTGCAGTCGAGCCTGTCCGGATCAACGGTGGTGGAAAAGAACCTGGACCGGCTGACGTTATTCATCACCGGCATCTGGCTGGTCTGCATCATCGGCGTTGCCCTGCTCATCAAGTACCGCTGAAACAACGCGAATATCGGTGTGCGCGAAGTCATCTCCCTTAAAAAGCAGGGGTTGGCCACTAATCTTCGCCAGGGCGTAAGAGAAGCACTCGCCATAGTTCAGACCGGCGCGGTGCCGGCCCTTGCCGTACGTGCGGTAGGCGACCCGGGCGATGTCCGCTTGGTCTGAATCGACGTTGACCAGGTCGACCGCTGCACGATGTAGCCACAAATCCAGCTCGCGCCCCCCGGGATCACCGAAGCGCGTCTCGATCACGATCGCCGTTTCCACATATGACGCCACCGACATCAGCCGGACCTGGTCTGTCTCTACGGCTAATTCCAGATGCTCTGCCTCGGGCTCGTCGGTGAGCATCGCGACCAACGCCGAAGTGTCGATCACCATGCGCCGGGCAACCCAGCGTCGTCGTAACCGAGAATCTCGTCCGCAGCGCGGCTGTCGAGGATAGGCAAGGCCGCGCAGCGGCGCCGGATGGCGGCCAGCTCCTCGCGCAGCGCGATGGGCTTGGCGCGCCCGGTCTCGCGGGCGAGTCGCTCCCGCAACGCGACCACGACGGCTTGGGTCAAGGTCTCGCCCGTGCGAGCGGCGAGTTCCCTGGCCAGCCGGTCGGCTTCGGAATCTTTGATGCTTAGCGCCATGTCTAGATTCTAGACTTATCGCCTGATTCTAGACACGGCTGGGCGCCCTGCCACGGCGGGCGGACTACGCGATCCGCCCCGATACTGGGATGCATGGCTGAGGCATCGGATCCCGCACTCGAACCAATCGGTGCCGTGCAGCGCACGCAGGTCGGTCGCAAAGCGACCGAACCGATG is from Mycobacterium conspicuum and encodes:
- a CDS encoding phosphoglycerate kinase, whose amino-acid sequence is MAVHTLKELLSQGVSGRGVLVRSDLNVPLDDAGSITDAGRITASVPTLKALLDGGARVVVTAHLGRPKDGPAPKYSLAPVAAALSEQLGQHVQLAGDVVGTDALARAEGLTDGDILLLENIRFDPRETSKDDSERLALARQLAELVSPGGAFVSDGFGVVHRKQASVYDVAALLPHYAGTLVADEIRVLEQLTSSTERPYAVVLGGSKVSDKLGVIESLATKADSIVIGGGMCFTFLAAQGYSVGKSLLEEHMIETCRNLLDTYADVLRLPGDIVVTENFAADSPPQFVAANAIPDGLMGLDIGPGSVKRFAALLANAKTIFWNGPMGVFEFPAYAAGTQGVAEAIVAATGKGAFSVVGGGDSAAAVRALKIPEDAFSHISTGGGASLEYLEGKTLPGIEVLGREQPEGDA
- the secG gene encoding preprotein translocase subunit SecG; amino-acid sequence: MQLGLQITLVVTSILVVLLVLLHRAKGGGLSTLFGGGVQSSLSGSTVVEKNLDRLTLFITGIWLVCIIGVALLIKYR
- the tpiA gene encoding triose-phosphate isomerase, translated to MSRKPLIAGNWKMNLNHFEAIALVQKIAFALPDKYYDKVDVTVLPPFTNLRSVQTLVDGDKLRLTYGAQDLSQHESGAYTGDISGAFLSKLGCSFVVVGHSERRTYHNEDDALVAAKAAAALKHELTPIICIGEHLEVREAGEHVSHCEQQLRGSLAGLSAEQIGNVVIAYEPVWAIGTGRVASASDAQEVCGAIRTGLASLSSPKIADTVRVLYGGSVNAKNVGEIVAQDDVDGGLVGGASLDGEEFATLAAIAAGGPLP
- a CDS encoding type II toxin-antitoxin system VapC family toxin, which encodes MVIDTSALVAMLTDEPEAEHLELAVETDQVRLMSVASYVETAIVIETRFGDPGGRELDLWLHRAAVDLVNVDSDQADIARVAYRTYGKGRHRAGLNYGECFSYALAKISGQPLLFKGDDFAHTDIRVVSAVLDEQGNADDADQPDAGDE
- a CDS encoding type II toxin-antitoxin system VapB family antitoxin; translated protein: MALSIKDSEADRLARELAARTGETLTQAVVVALRERLARETGRAKPIALREELAAIRRRCAALPILDSRAADEILGYDDAGLPGAW